A region of Pseudomonas marginalis DNA encodes the following proteins:
- a CDS encoding phage holin family protein, with translation MTNEQQALAEMPIWLVIVLALVGGVSGEMWRADKEGARGWALIRRLALRSGACVVCGVSAIMLLYAAGMSIWTSGALGCLTAMAGADVAIGLYERWAAKRLGVREVSADVQSEQ, from the coding sequence CGATCTGGTTAGTGATCGTCCTGGCCCTGGTGGGCGGTGTGTCGGGCGAGATGTGGCGCGCGGACAAAGAAGGGGCGCGGGGTTGGGCGCTGATTCGACGGCTGGCCCTTCGGTCCGGCGCCTGCGTGGTGTGCGGGGTGTCAGCGATCATGCTGCTGTACGCGGCGGGCATGTCGATCTGGACCTCTGGCGCACTTGGATGTCTGACAGCAATGGCGGGCGCAGACGTTGCCATTGGGTTGTATGAACGTTGGGCCGCCAAGCGGCTGGGCGTGCGCGAGGTTTCTGCCGATGTCCAGTCAGAACAATGA
- a CDS encoding HNH endonuclease produces MSSQNNERRGSSTERGYGYKWQKSRDGHLRENPYCTMCSTDQRPVAATVVDHKIAPKLKDAKDSGDPVRLKAAWKLFWNPANWASLCKFCHDSTKQRMERTGTVPGCNPDGRPVDPGHHWNR; encoded by the coding sequence ATGTCCAGTCAGAACAATGAACGTCGCGGCAGTAGCACGGAGCGCGGTTACGGGTACAAGTGGCAGAAGTCCCGCGATGGGCATCTGCGGGAGAACCCCTACTGCACGATGTGTTCGACTGATCAGCGGCCCGTCGCGGCAACAGTCGTCGACCACAAGATTGCGCCCAAGCTCAAGGACGCCAAGGACAGTGGTGATCCGGTGCGGCTCAAGGCGGCATGGAAGCTGTTCTGGAACCCGGCGAACTGGGCGAGCCTCTGCAAGTTCTGTCACGACTCGACCAAGCAGCGGATGGAGCGGACCGGCACGGTCCCAGGCTGCAACCCTGACGGTCGCCCCGTGGATCCCGGCCATCACTGGAACCGGTGA